One window from the genome of Salvelinus fontinalis isolate EN_2023a chromosome 3, ASM2944872v1, whole genome shotgun sequence encodes:
- the LOC129847660 gene encoding actin-related protein 2/3 complex subunit 4 — protein MTATLRPYLNAVRATLQAALCLENFSSQVVERHNKPEVEVRSSKELLLQPVIISRNDKEKVLIEGSINSVRVSIAVKQADEIEKILCHKFMRFMMMRAENFFILRRKPVEGYDISFLITNFHTEQMYKHKLVDFVIHFMEEIDKEISEMKLSVNARARIVAEEFLKNF, from the exons ATG acAGCAACTCTGCGCCCGTACCTCAACGCTGTGCGTGCCACGCTGCAGGCCGCCCTCTGTCTGGAGAACTTCTCCTCTCAGGTGGTGGAGCGCCACAACAAGCCAGAGGTGGAGGTCCG GAGCAGTAAAGAGTTGCTGCTGCAGCCAGTCATCATCAGTCGTAATGACAAGGAAAAGGTTCTTATCGAGGGCTCCATCAACTCAGTCCGAGTCAGCATCGCTGTCAAGCAG GCAGATGAGATTGAGAAGATCCTGTGCCATAAGTTCATGCGCTTCATGATGATGAGAGCAGAGAACTTCTTCATCCTGAGGAGGAAACCAGTGGAG GGCTATGACATCAGTTTCCTCATCACCAACTTCCACACAGAGCAGATGTACAAGCACAAGCTGGTGGACTTTGTCATCCACTTCATGGAAGAGATTGACAAGGAGATCAGTGAGATGAAGCTGTCTGTCAACGCCAGGGCCCGTATCGTCGCTGAGGAGTTCCTCAAAAAC TTCTAA